ggaggttgtgcagagacccaggatgccctgtgatcactcttccccccccttcccacaggACCCATCCTCAAACTGGAGAGAgctgcattgtgggatagctgccctagaGTGCTGCTCTCATCAAGGGATGGAAGTACTGCtaatgtaaacactctctgacacctgaggaattaagtgagtacacaaaccagcactTTACTTTTACTGGTTTCCTATCACCGGTGAAACTTAcagtgcaaaaactctgcaagtgtagacacaccctaagtgTGTACATTGTGGTAGAAGCAGGGTGGGAATGCTACCTATTTACAGGCACCTAGTTAGCTCTCTAATTTTCAAAAGGAACTGAgaacctgcagctcctattgatttcattttaaTCAATGGGAGATGTGTGTGTTCAGTATTTGAAAATCAAGCCTTATAAGTACGTGCTTATATATACATATGTGtacttaactttaggcacctacattttgTAAAACattggcttaagtgacttgcttaagacCATACAGTGAATCAGTTGCAGAGCCAATTTACATGGATTCTCATCAGTGCCATTTGTGAGGGTGGTGATTCTTTGCAGTGGGGCTACCTCTTCATTTGGAATCGGGTCTCCATTTTAATAAAAGAGAAGACAAAATTACCTACAAGTGCTTTACGTtacactattaatttttttttaatctgagccCCTTTATATTGGTCTCCATTGGGGCGTTTTCTCATTTTCAGCATATTTAACTCTTGTTTTTGTCTTCTAAACTTGAAGGCTACTTCATTGAATTGCAGATTGTAGACAGCTGGGGCACATGTCACTCAAAAGAAACTTGGGTGTTTTGAAGAAGGTAGGCTGGACTGCAGGTATCGATGCTGGGTTTACCAAGCCCAGTATAAAATGTTTCCTATATGCGGAATGAAAGGTGATAGGAGCGAATGACTCATGCAGACTCATTGTGTGAATATTGTTGACTCAAATTACAGCATTGAAAGATTTCTGGAAATTGGTGGACTTTGAATATTAATTTACTAATGTATGTTCTGGATATTGTTTCTGACTATGCCAAAAAGCCACCAGTCTCTAGCCTATCCTAACCTCTGTCTCGATGCCTGATTATCCTCACTTTGTTTTTATacctccattgacatcagtacaGCTACTTCTTATTTATTttggagtgagaggagaatcgggctttgggtaagtctacactgaaGAAAATAAACCTGTGAGTCTCAGAGAGCAGGTCTACAGATGCGGGCTTGTGCTAtggtgctaaaaaaaaaaatcactctagatctggggtaggcaatctatggcacgtgtgccaaaggctgattttcagtggcactcgcactgcccgagtcctggccaccagtccggggggctctgcattttaatttaatttttaaatgaagcttcttaaacattttaaaaaccttatttactttacatacaacaatagtttagttattttatagacttatagaaagagaccttctaaaaacgttaaaatgtattactggcatgcaaaaccttaaattagagggaataaatgaagacttggcacaccacttctgaaaggttgccgacccctgctctagatattTCTACTTGAGCTCAGAGATCCACCCCTCAGTTTCAGAGCTGAAGACCCAGCCTGAGAGGAAACATCTACAGTGCTCTTTTTAGCACCATAGCAGAGCTGGGCTTTTAGACTCTCTGCTGCAgatttggggcagggggggggggggtttgtggTGCGTCCATAACCTTTAACTGTCTAGTTCCTTTAAATGAGATTTAAGCTCTTAAGGTTCAGATGAACAAAGCTATTTAGTCTCAATGGAAGTTAGAAGACTAAATACCTCTGTGGATCTGGGCATAAATACCTAAATcgcttttaaaaataagattgaGGCTCGGGCACTTTTGCAAACATTACCATTAGCCTAATAAAGACATAGAAGCTTTTCATATCAAGCTGCAGCTAAACACCACCCTGATCTTTCACTGATACTcttttgcagtgtaaacatcTCAAAGGTATCTTAAGCGGCTACAAAAATGCTTTCAGGGCAGGCTTTGCCACACATTTTCTGTTTGACATCCCACTGAACTCTTATCtctagccttctgccctgcataaACCTCATTCACAGGCAATGCCTGCACTAAGAGCTAGGGGATGTAattccccccaccctgcttcACATACACATATGCATGCTGGCTTTCCTCAAGCTaacatgagtataaatagcaatgtagccacAGCAGCAAcggtagcagcagcagagccatGGCTCAACTATGCTGAGTACAGTATGTAAGCTGAGCTGTGTTTCCACTGCTGCTACCCATCCTATCCTGGCTACGTTGCaatttatacttgtgctagcttgatgagaactAGCACAGGTATGGGTGCATGAGCAGAGAACAGTCACACCACTAGCTCATAGCCAGGgtaggctccaggcaccagcccagcaagcaggtgcttggggcagccaaggggaaggggcagcacgtcgggctgtttggcggcaatgCGGCAGCGAGTCCTGCCGTACTTGCAACAAAAAAACAGGAAGCCCCCACCTAAGAAAGCTAATAACAGTAACTCTACAGGTGTACATCCATGTGGTAGGTAGGTTCTGTGACATCAGCCTGAGAATCCTTAGAGAAACCTAATATTGCCGATACCTTTTTCAGTTGTCTATTGTCACTGGGGAATTTTGCATCCCAGCCACTTACTTTTGTAATTACTTATTTTATAAAAAGGGCACTTAGTGGCTGTGGGTACTGAGACCCTCTATTAGTTCACAGGATGAATGTAGTGCAGGAAGTGACAATGCAAAGTTTCCTCTTCCTCCTACTAATAATATGCCTGACCTTGCTTTGGAGGGAGCTCCTCTGATGAGAGCGTTGTTCAGTACATTGCCCATTCAAATCCTTGGTCTTTCTGGTGAGACTACCAGAGACTGTTTGTGTGGTGAACACAGGGAGTGGGATAGGAGTTGTTTCAGAAGCAGACAAAGGCTATCAGCTCACTTTACTCAGGGTACTGAGTAGCTTCCACATGGAGATAGTCACAGTTTCAGGATTAATTGCACCTTTGAACTCCCTTGTGATTTTCCTTGAGGGCACTCTCAaggtttctggctcccagccattaCCTCTCCCAGGCCGAGACCTCCACTTCTCTCCTTCCAGACTAGTGGTTTAAGCTTTACTCCTCACAGGCATTTCCCCAACACTCTGATGGTGATGTAACACCTATAGTTAACCTTTCTCCAGGGGTTCTAACAGTATACACCACTCACTAACCTTCCTTCACAAAGCATACTGGATTCATTCTTAAAATAAAAGCACCACACAGAAAACATCTAAAACCAAAAAAGTTCCTGTGCACATCCTAAAAACTTAacagaggtcacccatcagtcttatgagGCCCTAGTAGACCAAAGCCTTTCCAATCCTTCCATGAAGGTGTGGCCTTTAGACAGGAGGTCCTGGCCACTTGCTGGATCAAAAAGAAAGCCCGAGTCAGTGTTAACCCAGATTTTTATCCCACAGTCCTTTTTTTGTCTGGTCTCTGGATAagccagtttgaactagtataggTGAGCTTCTCCAGATGTTGGAGATGTTACAACCTGCATGACTTGCCGTAATCACCTCTCACTGTTTTTGGTTCTTGGGGAAGTTTGTGGTAACCCTCCCTGCTCGAGTTCCAATCCTTAGCTCAGAGTGAGACATAAACTGAATATAATATGGTCCTCACAGATATTACAGGGGATTGCAATAACTATCACGACTTTCTCTCTTTGTGAAGCTCAGCCACATTTGAAGTGGCCACCTACAGGTGAAAACATCTGATTAACAAATCCTCAGGTTAGCCAGTTTTCTCCCATGGTCATGCTGCTAAGCACAATGTAGTGTTGAGTCTTGGTGATAAGACTGTCTTTCAATTTTGTCCAAATACCATTGGTGAATTTAGCTTGATATGTTGTGAATGTAAAATGAAGTCAAGATAAGAACTCTCACTCTCCGAGCCCAGAtggtttcaggaaaaaaaaatccttcccaggGCTACAGATAATGGTAGGAGTCAGGCCATTAATCTCTAGACCTTCTAAGTCATGACCAGGGCCTCATGTACACTGCAATTTCTCAGCACCAGTATGATCAAGTCACTCCACTTATTTACAATTtctcctctctttttccccttcttgTGGGGTTGGAACATAATCTACTCTCAACCTTTTCGGGGTGAAACACCCTGTaatggggtggtcaccccgctcctgcccagaGGGGTTAAAAACAACCCTCAAGAGGGCTgtagctggggaaaggctgattggggaagcagcctcagctggggccatgtCCCACTtagagcccagctggcccttataagagggcagtgggccaggagcacagagtctctctctctgtagctTGCTGAGaggagggcctggctgctgggagctgagcagggtacctgagtagagcaggactGGGGAAAGGCTAGAGGAACTGGGGAGCTCCATCCTggaaactccccaggctgcaggtcttGATAAAGGCtggaaaggtactggggttgcagaggggcagcccagggtaggcaagggcagcaggtccaacccccccttgcctatgatgagtggcttttacactgcagtctgccccagtgagtgggggctagatggtgactggcagtagcccaagactAGGCGAGATGGGGATAGGGGGttgccctgggaggggagaccctgagagctgaaggggtactgccagggggcagcacccaagggaaaggggcactggggtctgggagggtcACGGGGCCAGGGACAGGCGAGACTCGgggctgcagagggtgctctggaggctggaagagctaattccctggatgactagcaggaggtgccacagggtgAGTCATTGCCCCATTACACACCCCCACTCCATACATCTGACTAGTTCTGCTGGCTGGTGTGTAGATGTTGAGATGAATCCAAGTTTCCATTCACTCTGTGTCCCTCCTTGGTCACTGTTTTGCAGGGGTGGAGCAGGCCCTCATTCTCCTGTCATGCTTCGAGCTGCAGCGTGCTAtgtggtgctgcagggagaggaggccATGTAGAATCAGGTAACAAACCTGTAATGAATAGTGTTCAGCGAGCTAGTCATCTAGTGAAGAGAATGTCATTGTATAAATTATCTGTCAACATTCCCCAAATATTATAATCAATGATAGTATTCATCATATTCTCCTACCATTACTCATGCTGAGAAGTACTTTACTCTGCAAGCAgttgccaggggtgaaagtaacttacaggacttaccggtactgctggagtcctgagggaggcgtggcctcaacgggaagaggcggggcctcttaagatttaaaggccctggggcaccggctgtgatttaaagggctctgggctccccgcagccgcGGGAGCTCAGGGCCTTTAGAATCCCCGCCTAAGCTCAgctgccgggctggggctgggatttaaagggcccagagctcccgtggctgcggggagccctgagccttgccgggctggggccgggatttaaagggcccggagctcccactgctgcagggagccctgagccctttaaatcccggccccagcccagccgccagATCTGCGGGCGGGattcaaagggctctgggctccccgctgtggcaggagctccgggccctttaaatcccagccccagcccggccaccggagctgcgggcgggattcaaagggctctgtggggagcccagagccctttaaatcccagctgCAGAAGTCGGTgcggtccggcacggcgtactggctcttgccggtacgccgtactggcttactttcacctctggcagtTGCATCAGTTTCACCGGTACTATTCTATAGTAAGATGCTCTTGAAGAAAAGCACTACTCCCAGCGAGGAAGGGTGGGAGACTCTGGCCCTTTGTGAATATTTCCAAGGGCTTGACTTCTCTAAATTGACAATTGACTAGGGTCACGATGGATCTTTCTGAAGGGTATAAGAATTGGTTATGCTGCCTCTAAACTAACTCCTCTTTTGTTCAACACTCGCTCCCATGAGTATTCTTTGATGTCAGAGAGTAGTGGTACAGAACAAGTGGATTCACATTAGGCTAATGCCCTCTTCAAACTGCTGTTCCTTTAATGTCCAAATAACAAAAAGTGGGGCAGATTGAAAGACAAGTTTATTCTTGGGGCAAACACAACAGTCTAAGTGAATAGCAACAAGAGGAATATACACATGTTACAGAAGCAAGTACAATCCAGGAAAACTGCTTCAAAATACTTTTTAACAAAAACCAGTGGATTACTGGTCCTTATTTAGGCTTGCTCTATGAATTATTACCAGGAGACTCACAATCCCTCAGTTTCCCACGGGGTAGCCTCTACAAGATATTCACCTACATAGGCAAATCCCCCAATGACTGTCCATTTCTTCTCTGATAAAAGGATTCCAGTCTTTTCAAAGGGTGTTCATGGAGTCCAAGGCTCTTTTTCAGCCCCCTTCCATTACCCAATGAGTTAGGCCCAGATCTTGCCCTCGGTGAAGCCAATGGTAAAACTCTGAGGGGGCAGGTTGGGATTGTTAGAGCATGCTTTCTCCTAAACTCAGTTAACTTCTCTCTGATCATCTGAAGTGAGCCTGATGCATTTGGCATAAGAAAACAAGACACCTGCATCTTGTTTCCTTCAGAGATGGTGTCAGGTCATCTTTCCAGCTCATATGCACACATATAGAGCCCTATGTGCTGTATGATATATCATTATTTACATAATTTTTTGAATACTATGATTTGGTGCTTCTTGGTGGATACTATATGCCGATGGCATAAGCTCTCTATCCCACTATTATGGCCTGGTACTCACTGCTGTTTTACTGCTTGCAGTGATTCAGCCAGTTAAGCACAAGTCTATTTGCAGTTTATCATGTAAATAACAAACCACTCAGGTGAGCTCCGGCTTCCATACAAGAAAATCCAACTCTCATTTTCCACAGATGATGAAAGCAACAACCCACAATATGCTTCATAGCTAAAGATAGTCAAAGGTTGTGGAGAGCCATTtaatggagggggaagggggtaaATCTGAATGGTTCTGGGACCCCATGAGCCATGTTTCAATGCAACTCACTCATATGTGGCCCAGGTGCATGGGCTGCATTTTCTGCCCACCAGAAATAGCAAGACTCAGGGGATGGCTGAGCCAaatctgagtggcactgtgaccctgaGCTTAATAGTGGTCAGGCCAGGGCTTGCATGGCCACCACCTATATCTGTAGCATATGGCTTCAGGGATATCTCTTTCAACCTTAAGACACCTGTGTTCGGTACAAAAATGTGTGCAGTTGTGCAATTATTACACTTGTGAATGCAGATAAGTTAGACAAGCATTTAACTAGCTATTTTTGCATGTGAATTCCAGTTTGAATGTGCAGTAATTGTGTATCCTGGGCTTCTTAGAGTTTGAAAATCCAATCTTCAATATGCACCATCAAGAAACTCTCACCCATTCAGTCAAGATTAGTATGAGCAGATTTGATAGGGAGGACCAACTGTCCTGCTTTTTTATGTTCCCTCCCTGGGGAAAGGAAAGCAGTGAGCTAGGTCACATATATATTACCTAAATTTTATATTATCCAATGGCATATAGAGAGATGAGCCTTAGCTGTGATTAGACATCGACTTCACAGATTTTGTCTTTGGTAACATGGACGATGCCTGCTGAAATTCCTGGTTTACAAAGTAATAACAAATGGCGTCTATGCAGCAGTTAGTGTTTGCTATGATTGAGGCCATGTGCAAGAATACATTACCGTTGTATATTACTGAGCAGCTGGTGCTGGTGGAATCCACAATAAACCGAACAATGTGCCCAATATTAACAGGTAAAAAGCATATTATGAACACAGCCATGTTTGCAGAAACAATGTAGATTGCTTTCTGGATTAGTTTTTCCTCATGTggatttgttttcttctttctcacAAGCTTCTTAATTATTTGAATTGAACAAAAGCTCAAGATGATTAATGGTATAAAAAATCCCCCAATACTAAAGGCTAATGCCCCTTTGGATGGCTCCGTGGAAAACTTTTCAAAGCAAATCCCACGGTTTTCTTGCTCTTCCGATACTTCAGCTAAGCAAACAAAACTTATCACTAGTAGCCACAGAAATCCACTGGTGACAGCTGCCTTGAACGGGGACCTCAGAGTTATTGATTTTAGGGGGTACATTATTGCAATGTATCGATCAACAGCGGTGATGGTGATAATATAGATGCTTGCGTACCGGTTTATAAAATATGTAGCTTCTAAAGCCAAGCACTTGTTATCTCGGGGGAGCGCATGGTTGTGGGAAAATGCTTTGAAGGGCAAAGTGAAGAGCAAACAACAGTCGGCAATCATTAAGTTGATCATGTACACTCTGGTTTCTGTCCATTTAGACAGTTTATAGCAAAacacccagaaagccagagcaTTAAATAGGATTCCAAAAAGGAAAACTGGGATGTACACTATCAGCTGAATGAGATGAAAAGTTTCGGGCACTTtgatgctgctgttgctgcagtTCATTTCTGGGTTTGATCTGATGCACAGTTACTGGAAAAGAAGATTTTAAATTAGAGATGAAATACAGGAAAATCAGGATGGTTTATTCATTTATTTCTACAGCACGTTAATGGTGCTGGTGCTTCAGAGAGCTAAAACAAAGTTGAAGttagagtttacaatctaaaaactAGTCATTCTCCTAACGTATGAACTTAAATCTTAAATACTCGAGGAGGGATTGTGTGGAAGGTCTGTTTGCTGCTTCCCCTCAGGCTCTCTCTCATAGTCATCTTCTTAATTAGCAAGTTCCTTGCTTATTTGGTAGAGGCACCGAGAGGTCCCACTCAGGGTCCTTTGCTGCTAAGCTCTCTACCTACATGGAATGATAATATAGGCTTTTTTGCCTTCTCTTTCATGCAGTGGGACTTGCCAGGATAATCTAATTTAGTCTCTGCCTCAGAAACAGCACAGCAATCTGCCAAATAACAAGCACTTAGAAGATTCTGGTGGGTCTGTCAGTTGATGGTACATGGAGCTGGACTCCTCCGTGTCACTGGGCACCCACTCCTGAAGAAATACTGCTCTACGGAGCAAAAAGCTCTGAGAGACTCTCAAAGCAGAGGTTTCCTAGGGAATAGAGTTCCCCCTACTGAATGA
This region of Chrysemys picta bellii isolate R12L10 chromosome 9, ASM1138683v2, whole genome shotgun sequence genomic DNA includes:
- the LOC101936946 gene encoding G-protein coupled receptor 35-like, with the protein product MNCSNSSIKVPETFHLIQLIVYIPVFLFGILFNALAFWVFCYKLSKWTETRVYMINLMIADCCLLFTLPFKAFSHNHALPRDNKCLALEATYFINRYASIYIITITAVDRYIAIMYPLKSITLRSPFKAAVTSGFLWLLVISFVCLAEVSEEQENRGICFEKFSTEPSKGALAFSIGGFFIPLIILSFCSIQIIKKLVRKKKTNPHEEKLIQKAIYIVSANMAVFIICFLPVNIGHIVRFIVDSTSTSCSVIYNGNVFLHMASIIANTNCCIDAICYYFVNQEFQQASSMLPKTKSVKSMSNHS